The following DNA comes from Enterobacteriaceae endosymbiont of Donacia clavipes.
GCAATTGGAATAAAAATTAATAATAGTTTTACTCCAGGTCAAGAATTCATAAAATTAGTAAAAAAAAATTTAATTAAAATCATGGATTCTTCACATAAAAGTATTAATATAGCTACTCAACCTCCTGCAGTAATATTATTTACTGGATTACAAGGAGTAGGTAAAACAACAAGTGTTGTAAAATTAGCATATTTTTTGAAAAAAAAATATAAAAAAAAAATTATTGTTGTTTCAACTGATATATATAGACCTGCAGCTATACAACAATTAAAAATTTTAGCAAAAAGTGTAAAAATAGATTATTTTAAAATAAGTCAAAAAAATTTTCCTATAGAAATATCTAAAAAAGTATTACATCATGCTAAAATTAATTTTTATGATATAATAATAGTTGATACAGCAGGAAGATTACATATTAATAATGTAATGATGGAAGAAATAAAAAATATTCATAAAATACTTAATCCTATAGAAACAATATTTGTTATTGATGCAATGACAGGACAAGATTCAATTAATAGTGCTAAAAAATTTAATGAAATATTACCTATAACAGGAATTTTTTTAACAAAAGCAGATAGTGATACTAGAGGTGGTGCAGTTTTATCAGTTAAATATATAATAAAAAAACCAATAAAATTTATTGGTACTGGAGAAAAAATTAATAATATAGATATATTCTCTCCTGAGAAAATTGTATCTAAAATATTAGGAATGTCTTCTGAATTAGCTATTATTAAAAATATACAAAAAAAAATTAATCTTAAAAAAAATAAAAAATTAATTCAAAAATTACAAAATAAAAATCATTTAAATTTACAAGATTTTGTAGATCAATTAGAACAAATAAAACAAATAGGAAGTCAAAATATTAATATTTTATTAAAAAAAATGAAATTAAATAATATACAACATTTTACACATCCTATAATGAATATTATTAATATAGATAATGAGACCATTATTAATATAAAAACTATAATGAATTCAATGACTAATTTAGAAAAAAAAAATATTGATATAATTAATTTTTCTAGAAAAAAAAGAATATCTTCTGGATCTGGTGTTTCTATTTTAAAAATAAATGTTATAATAAAATATTATAATCAAATGAAATTAATTACTAAAAAAATGAAAAAAAATGGTAATATACATAGAATAATTAAAAATATAAAAAATTTTTTAGGAAAGAAATTTTTTTAAAATTTAAAATATAAGGAAAATAATTATGGTTATAATTAGATTATCTAGAAAAGGAATAAAAAAAAAACCTTTTTATCAAATAATTGTTACAGATAATAGAAATGCTAGAGACGGTCGTTTTATAGAAAAATTAGGTTATTTTAATCCATTTCATATAAATAAAAGTAAAAAAAATTTATTTTTTAATAAAGAAAGAATTAATTTTTGGATATCTAAAGGTGCTATTCTTTCAAAAAGAGTGTATAATTTGTTAAAGTAATTTTTATTTTTACTTATATATAAATTATGTTAAAAAAAAAGATAATTTTAGGAAAATTTGGTAAAGTTTATGGTATAAAAGGGTGGATTAGATTATTTTCTTATACTCAAAATAAAATAGATATTTTTTTTTATAAAAATTTATTTATTTTAGATAATAAAAAAAAAATTTTATTTTTAAATTTTAACAAATATATTTTAAAAAAAAAAAGTTATATTGTTCAAGTTAATCATTTTTGTAAGAATGAAGATACAATTAGTTTTGTTAATCATAAAATTTACATATTTAAATATAATTTAATTAAATATAAAAATAAAGATGAATATTATTGGAATGATATAATTGGATGTAAAGTAATTAATATTAAAAAAATTTATATTGGTATAGTTAATAATATTATGGAAACAAAAATTCATGATATTATTATAATTAAATCTAATCTTATAAATATAAATAAAAATAATATATTAATACCATTTATTGAAAATAAGATAATAAAAAAAATAGATTTAATTAATAATTATATAATAATAGACTGGTATTTATAATTTTGTGGTATAAAAAAATTATTATGTGGATTAATGTTATTAGTTTATTTCCTGAAATGTTTCAAACAATTCTTAATTATGGTTTAATTAATAAAGGGATAAAAAGAAAATTATTAAATATTAATTTTTTTAATCCTAGAGATTTTACTGATAATAAAAATAGAAAAGTAGATGATTATATTTATGGGGGAGGAGATGGTGTTATATTAAAAGCCGAACCATTAATAAAATCTATTTATCAAGCAAAATTAAATATGAAAAATAATGTTAAATTAATTTACTTATCTCCACAAGGTAAAAAAATTAATATTTCTTTAATTAAAAAATTAATGTTATATAAAAACATAATATTAATTTGTGGTAGATATAAAGGTATAGATGAACGTATCATTAATAATTTTGTAGATGAAGAAATTTCTATAGGAGATTATATTCTTAGTGGTGGAGAATTACCTGCAATGGTTTTAATAGATATATTAGTAAGACAAATTCCTGGAGTATTAAATAAAATTTCATCAGGAAATACTGATTCATTTTTTAATAATGGTTTATTAGATTCACCGAATTATACTCGTCCTCAAAAATTAAAAAATTTATTAAAAAATAAAGTTCCTTCTGTATTATTATCAGGAAATCATAAAAAAATAAAAGAGTGGAGATTAAAACAATCATTAGGTATTACTTGGTTAAAAAGATTGGATTTATTTAAAAAAAAAAAATTAACTCAAAAAGAAGAAATTTTATTTAATGAATTTAAAAATTATTATTTTAAAAAAAAAAATTTTTTGGAGTAAGAAAATGAATAATATTATTAAATATATAGAACAAGAACAAATTAAAAATTATAAAAAATTTCCTTTATTTAGATCTGGAGACACATTAAAAATAAAAATATGGGTTGTTGAAGGTACAAAAAAAAGACTTCAAAATTTTGTAGGAACTGTTATTTCAATAACTAAAAAAAATAGTTTTAATTGTTCCTTTACTGTTAGAAAATTATCTAATGGCATTGGAATTGAAAGAGTTTTTCCTTTATATTCTAAAATAATTAATTCTATTAAAGTGGAAAAAAAAGGTTATGTAAGAAAATCAAAATTATATTATTTACGTCAATTAACAGGTAAAGCAGCACGTATTAAGGAAAAAATTAATTTTTCATAATAAATTTTTTTAATAAATTATTTTATATAATTTATTATTTTTTTTTTTATATTAGAATATCTTTGTATTTTTATTTTTATTGATTTATAAAAAATTAGTTTATTACTATAAATTGTTATATTTTTTTTAGATCGTGTAATAGCAGTATATATTAGTTCTCTTGTTAGTAAAGGATAAAGTTTATTTGGTAATACTAAAGAAATATTTTTAAATTCTGATCCTTGAGATTTATGTGTTGTTATAGCATATGCTATTTCATGTGCTGGTAAATTTTTGATATCAACTATCTTACATTTTTTTTTATTTGATAAAAATTTTACTCTTAATTTTTTATTATCTTTATCTAAATAAGTAATACCAATATCACCATTAAATAAATTTAAGAAATTATCATTTTGTATAATAATAATTGGTCTACCAATATACCAATTATTTTTTTTTGTATTATTATTGATTATTTTTTTATTAAAAAGTTCTTTTTCTATTAGATTATTAATTTCTTTTGTACCAAATAATCCATTTTTTACAGCACATATTATTTGATAATGATTAAATTTATTTATAACTTTATTATTTTTATTATTATTTTTATTTAAATAATTAAAATATTTTTTATATTCATTAATGAAATTTTGTATCATTAACTCATATTCCTTTATATTTGAAATATTAATATAATTTATATTATTAAATTTTTTTAATGAAAATAATTCTTTAATTTTTAAAATATTTCCTTGTTTTATTAATTCTGCTAATTTATTAATTCCTGAATTATTTTTATATCTATAATTATTTTTTAAGACAGTAATAAAATTACGAAAAAAAAATTTAGTTTTTTTTAAATTTTTTTTTATTTTATTGTTAGTAATTATTCTTAATAAAGAAAAATATTTTTGTGTAAAAAAAAATTTTTTAAAATAACATAAATCTTTAAAAACATTTCCATATTCTATGGAAGGCAACTGATAATCATCTCCTAATAAGATTAAATGACATTTTAAAGGTAATTTTTTTAAAATAATATACATTAAATTAGAATCTATCATAGATGATTCATCTATTATTAATAAATTTACATCTAAGATTTTTGTATTATTAAATATAGTTTTTTTAGTATAAATATTTAATTTTAATAAACTATGTATAGTAGTTGCTTTATTTGGAATATCTTTTTTTTCTTTTTCGTTTATTTTTTCTTTAGAAATATTTTTAAAAAATTTATTTATAGATTCTGTTAATCTAACAGATGCTTTTCCAGTAGCAGCAGCAACTTTTATTTTTAAAGATTTTGAAAAAATTTTAATAAATGTAAAAATTATTTTTGGTATTATACTTGTTTTACCAGTTCCTGGAGAACCAGTTATAATACTAATCCTATGTGTTAATGAAGCAAAAATAGCTGTTTTTTGTAAAATTTCATTTTTTTTAAATAAAAAATTTAATATATTTTTAATTTTACCTTTTTTTATAAAAACATAATTATTTTTAATAAAATTATTAACTATAAAATTTTCTTCATACCAATTTTTATATAAATATAAACAATTATTTTCTAATATAATAGGAGTAATTTTTTCTCCATTACTAACAATATCTTTATAAGATAATAAAATTTTCTTCCAATTTTTGATTTTATTAATTTCTTGTATTTTTTTTAATAAAAAAGAATATTTTTTATTTTTAAGTTTTTTTTTAAAATATAATTTAGATATTGGTAAACAAGTATTTCCTTTTCCAATATTATTGCTAAGTAAAGTAACAGCAAACATTAAAAATTTATGTTTTTTAGAAACAAGTATAAGAGAAAAATATAAATCAACTAAACGAATGATTTTTATTTTACATAATTTTTTTAAAAAATTATACATATTTTTTATTATTAAATTTTATTATAATTAAATTAATAAAATAATTCACTTAATTCATTAATTAATTTGTAAGATGGTCTAATTTCCAAAATACCACTTTTTTTTTTTTTATGTATTCCTCTAATGTATAAAAAT
Coding sequences within:
- the trmD gene encoding tRNA (guanosine(37)-N1)-methyltransferase TrmD, giving the protein MWINVISLFPEMFQTILNYGLINKGIKRKLLNINFFNPRDFTDNKNRKVDDYIYGGGDGVILKAEPLIKSIYQAKLNMKNNVKLIYLSPQGKKINISLIKKLMLYKNIILICGRYKGIDERIINNFVDEEISIGDYILSGGELPAMVLIDILVRQIPGVLNKISSGNTDSFFNNGLLDSPNYTRPQKLKNLLKNKVPSVLLSGNHKKIKEWRLKQSLGITWLKRLDLFKKKKLTQKEEILFNEFKNYYFKKKNFLE
- the rpsP gene encoding 30S ribosomal protein S16, which produces MVIIRLSRKGIKKKPFYQIIVTDNRNARDGRFIEKLGYFNPFHINKSKKNLFFNKERINFWISKGAILSKRVYNLLK
- the rimM gene encoding ribosome maturation factor RimM (Essential for efficient processing of 16S rRNA), translating into MLKKKIILGKFGKVYGIKGWIRLFSYTQNKIDIFFYKNLFILDNKKKILFLNFNKYILKKKSYIVQVNHFCKNEDTISFVNHKIYIFKYNLIKYKNKDEYYWNDIIGCKVINIKKIYIGIVNNIMETKIHDIIIIKSNLININKNNILIPFIENKIIKKIDLINNYIIIDWYL
- a CDS encoding signal recognition particle protein, which codes for MFANLSKKLSKTLLKIRNYGRLTEKNIKETLNEIYINLLEADVALEVIKKIINKIKKKAIGIKINNSFTPGQEFIKLVKKNLIKIMDSSHKSINIATQPPAVILFTGLQGVGKTTSVVKLAYFLKKKYKKKIIVVSTDIYRPAAIQQLKILAKSVKIDYFKISQKNFPIEISKKVLHHAKINFYDIIIVDTAGRLHINNVMMEEIKNIHKILNPIETIFVIDAMTGQDSINSAKKFNEILPITGIFLTKADSDTRGGAVLSVKYIIKKPIKFIGTGEKINNIDIFSPEKIVSKILGMSSELAIIKNIQKKINLKKNKKLIQKLQNKNHLNLQDFVDQLEQIKQIGSQNINILLKKMKLNNIQHFTHPIMNIINIDNETIINIKTIMNSMTNLEKKNIDIINFSRKKRISSGSGVSILKINVIIKYYNQMKLITKKMKKNGNIHRIIKNIKNFLGKKFF
- the recD gene encoding exodeoxyribonuclease V subunit alpha, with the protein product MYNFLKKLCKIKIIRLVDLYFSLILVSKKHKFLMFAVTLLSNNIGKGNTCLPISKLYFKKKLKNKKYSFLLKKIQEINKIKNWKKILLSYKDIVSNGEKITPIILENNCLYLYKNWYEENFIVNNFIKNNYVFIKKGKIKNILNFLFKKNEILQKTAIFASLTHRISIITGSPGTGKTSIIPKIIFTFIKIFSKSLKIKVAAATGKASVRLTESINKFFKNISKEKINEKEKKDIPNKATTIHSLLKLNIYTKKTIFNNTKILDVNLLIIDESSMIDSNLMYIILKKLPLKCHLILLGDDYQLPSIEYGNVFKDLCYFKKFFFTQKYFSLLRIITNNKIKKNLKKTKFFFRNFITVLKNNYRYKNNSGINKLAELIKQGNILKIKELFSLKKFNNINYINISNIKEYELMIQNFINEYKKYFNYLNKNNNKNNKVINKFNHYQIICAVKNGLFGTKEINNLIEKELFNKKIINNNTKKNNWYIGRPIIIIQNDNFLNLFNGDIGITYLDKDNKKLRVKFLSNKKKCKIVDIKNLPAHEIAYAITTHKSQGSEFKNISLVLPNKLYPLLTRELIYTAITRSKKNITIYSNKLIFYKSIKIKIQRYSNIKKKIINYIK
- the rplS gene encoding 50S ribosomal protein L19, with amino-acid sequence MNNIIKYIEQEQIKNYKKFPLFRSGDTLKIKIWVVEGTKKRLQNFVGTVISITKKNSFNCSFTVRKLSNGIGIERVFPLYSKIINSIKVEKKGYVRKSKLYYLRQLTGKAARIKEKINFS